The following are encoded together in the Kingella negevensis genome:
- the murA gene encoding UDP-N-acetylglucosamine 1-carboxyvinyltransferase, with amino-acid sequence MDKLKIVANGKLNGEIVVSGAKNAALPLMCAGLLTNGTLRLKNVPMLADVKTTQKLLQGMGARVLTDNTSEFEINGGTVNNTCAPYDLVRTMRASILVLGPTLARFGKAEVSLPGGCAIGARPVDQHLKGLEAMGAEITIEHGYVKAVAPKGKLQGARVVMDVVTVGGTENLLMAATLAEGTTILENCAVEPEVVDLAECLVKMGAKIQGIGTATMTVEGVAELHGCEHCVVPDRIEAGTFLCAVAMTGGKVTLKNAAPKTMEAVLDKLREAGAIIETTDNSITIDMQQRPKAVNIRTAVHPAFPTDMQAQFMALNVVAEGVSKVTETIFENRFMHVPELNRMGANITIEGNTALLQGVETLSGATVMATDLRASASLVIAGLVASGETIVDRIYHLDRGYEYIEKKLGGVGAKIERIHG; translated from the coding sequence GTGGATAAACTAAAAATCGTTGCCAACGGCAAATTAAACGGCGAAATCGTGGTATCAGGTGCAAAAAACGCCGCCTTGCCCTTAATGTGTGCAGGCTTGCTGACTAACGGCACATTGCGCTTGAAAAACGTACCCATGTTGGCAGACGTGAAAACCACGCAAAAATTGCTGCAAGGCATGGGCGCACGCGTTTTAACCGACAACACGAGTGAATTTGAAATCAACGGCGGCACCGTAAACAACACTTGCGCCCCTTATGATTTGGTACGTACCATGCGCGCGTCTATCTTAGTTTTGGGCCCGACTTTGGCACGTTTTGGCAAAGCAGAAGTGAGCTTACCGGGTGGTTGTGCGATTGGTGCGCGCCCTGTAGACCAACACTTAAAAGGCTTGGAAGCCATGGGCGCGGAAATCACGATTGAGCACGGCTATGTGAAAGCCGTTGCACCAAAAGGCAAATTGCAAGGCGCGCGCGTGGTGATGGACGTGGTAACGGTTGGCGGCACAGAAAACTTGCTGATGGCTGCCACTTTGGCAGAAGGCACAACCATTTTGGAAAACTGCGCCGTTGAGCCTGAAGTGGTGGATTTGGCAGAATGCTTGGTAAAAATGGGCGCGAAAATCCAAGGCATCGGCACAGCAACCATGACCGTTGAAGGCGTGGCAGAATTGCACGGCTGCGAACACTGCGTTGTCCCAGACCGCATTGAAGCTGGCACATTCTTGTGCGCCGTAGCGATGACAGGCGGCAAAGTAACTCTGAAAAACGCCGCGCCAAAAACCATGGAAGCCGTGTTGGACAAATTGCGTGAAGCAGGCGCAATCATTGAAACGACCGACAATTCCATTACAATCGATATGCAGCAACGCCCGAAAGCGGTAAACATTCGCACCGCCGTACACCCAGCATTCCCAACCGATATGCAAGCGCAATTTATGGCGTTGAACGTGGTGGCTGAAGGCGTAAGCAAAGTAACCGAAACCATTTTTGAAAACCGTTTCATGCACGTGCCAGAATTGAATCGCATGGGCGCTAACATCACGATTGAGGGTAACACCGCGTTGTTGCAAGGCGTGGAAACATTGTCAGGCGCAACCGTTATGGCGACCGACTTGCGCGCGTCTGCCAGCTTGGTGATTGCGGGTTTGGTGGCAAGCGGCGAAACCATTGTGGACAGAATTTACCACTTAGACCGCGGCTACGAATACATCGAGAAAAAACTCGGCGGTGTGGGCGCGAAGATTGAGCGTATTCACGGTTAA
- a CDS encoding UDP-glucose:protein N-beta-glucosyltransferase, whose protein sequence is MAEQRNPSVERFEQEVAAKNYEAASQELLNILSKLDANFGMLHGIEMECPKQLANLEYQIITHFCTRMANAITQLFSDPNLSINEAGFQRFMLLQRWINMVFASSPYVNADHILANYNRNPEPNSLWTAISLDNNVSAFYKFAILYLPESNVDLDFQMLWNALPEVCASLCFALQSPRFIGTETAFGKRGKILQWFPQHLATIANLNRVPSNISHDVYMHCSYDIAANKHNVKHALNQVIRRHMLTDWKWEDLPAKEVGTKNDKPVMVVVLEHFHASHSIYRTHSTSMVAAREHFHLIGIGNHAVDQKGREVFDEFHEVERNSVYERMSAVRKICEEVKPAVLYMPSIGMDMLPIFVSNARFAPIQAIALGHPATTHSEFIEYVIVEDDYVGSEECFSEKLLRLPKDALPYVPSALAPKEVKYNLRKNPEVVNIGVASTTMKLNPYFLKACQAIRDRAKVKVHFHFAMGQSSGVTHPYVERFLKTYLGDDVTAHPHQGYDKYLETLNKCDMMINPFPFGNTNGIIDMVTLGLVGVCKTGPEVHEHIDEGLFKRLGLPEWLITKTADEYVDCAIRLAENHEERLALRRHIIENNGLKTLFTGDPRPMGRVFLQKLQEWQAAQATAPAAPAEEKTEAEAPKAKATKTASKAKKPAAKKTTARKSKQ, encoded by the coding sequence ATGGCAGAACAGCGCAATCCCAGCGTAGAACGATTTGAACAAGAAGTTGCCGCAAAAAATTACGAAGCAGCTTCTCAAGAATTATTGAATATTTTGTCTAAATTAGATGCTAACTTTGGTATGTTACACGGCATTGAAATGGAATGTCCAAAACAATTGGCAAACTTGGAATACCAAATCATCACTCATTTCTGTACGCGCATGGCGAATGCGATTACACAATTGTTCAGCGACCCAAATCTGAGTATCAACGAAGCAGGCTTCCAGCGTTTTATGCTGTTGCAACGCTGGATTAACATGGTGTTTGCTTCTTCTCCATACGTGAACGCTGACCACATCTTAGCCAATTACAACCGCAACCCAGAACCAAATTCTTTGTGGACAGCCATCAGCTTAGACAACAATGTTTCAGCATTCTACAAATTCGCGATTTTGTATTTGCCAGAATCAAATGTGGATTTAGATTTCCAAATGTTGTGGAATGCTCTACCAGAAGTATGTGCTTCATTGTGCTTTGCCTTGCAATCACCACGCTTTATCGGCACAGAAACCGCATTTGGCAAACGTGGCAAAATCTTGCAATGGTTCCCACAACATTTAGCCACTATTGCCAACTTAAACCGCGTGCCAAGCAACATCAGCCACGATGTGTATATGCACTGTAGCTACGACATTGCAGCCAACAAACACAATGTCAAACACGCATTGAACCAAGTGATTCGTCGCCACATGCTGACCGACTGGAAATGGGAAGATTTACCAGCCAAAGAAGTGGGCACCAAAAACGACAAACCTGTGATGGTTGTGGTGTTGGAGCACTTCCACGCATCACACTCAATTTACCGCACCCACTCAACTTCAATGGTTGCCGCACGTGAACACTTCCACTTAATCGGTATCGGCAACCATGCCGTAGACCAAAAAGGTCGTGAAGTATTTGACGAATTCCATGAAGTAGAACGCAATTCTGTTTATGAACGCATGAGCGCTGTTCGCAAAATCTGCGAAGAAGTGAAACCAGCCGTGTTGTACATGCCAAGCATCGGCATGGACATGTTGCCAATCTTCGTGAGCAACGCACGTTTTGCCCCAATCCAAGCCATCGCCTTAGGTCACCCAGCCACCACACATTCAGAATTTATTGAATACGTGATTGTGGAAGACGACTACGTGGGCAGCGAAGAATGTTTCAGCGAAAAATTATTGCGTTTGCCAAAAGACGCGTTGCCTTACGTGCCATCAGCACTCGCACCAAAAGAAGTGAAATACAATTTGCGCAAAAACCCAGAAGTGGTAAACATCGGCGTGGCTTCAACCACTATGAAACTGAACCCATACTTCTTGAAAGCCTGCCAAGCCATTCGCGACCGCGCAAAAGTGAAAGTACACTTCCACTTCGCCATGGGTCAATCAAGCGGCGTAACGCACCCATACGTTGAACGCTTCCTGAAAACTTATTTGGGCGACGACGTTACCGCGCACCCACACCAAGGTTACGACAAATATCTAGAAACCTTGAACAAATGCGACATGATGATTAACCCATTCCCATTTGGTAACACAAACGGCATCATCGACATGGTTACTTTAGGTTTAGTGGGCGTCTGCAAAACAGGGCCAGAAGTACACGAGCACATTGATGAAGGTTTGTTCAAACGCCTAGGCTTGCCAGAATGGTTGATTACCAAAACCGCAGATGAATACGTAGATTGCGCGATTCGTTTAGCAGAAAACCACGAAGAACGTTTGGCATTGCGTCGCCACATCATTGAAAACAACGGCTTGAAAACCCTGTTTACTGGCGACCCACGCCCAATGGGACGCGTGTTCTTGCAAAAACTGCAAGAATGGCAAGCTGCTCAAGCAACTGCACCAGCAGCACCTGCTGAAGAGAAAACAGAAGCTGAAGCACCAAAAGCCAAAGCAACGAAAACCGCAAGCAAAGCCAAAAAGCCAGCAGCGAAAAAAACCACAGCACGCAAGTCTAAACAATAA
- a CDS encoding DMT family transporter, protein MMQQKPLLGGSLALLATMTWGTLPLAAQQVLKALDAQTLVWARFVVAGAVLFVLLCARRRLPDWSRMNKRDWACVVMGFVGLSCNFVLFAQALNYISPTTDQVLWQLAPFTMIGCSVLLFKERINRFQIIGFVLLIVGLIGFFNDRFAEILQFNSYSLGILMGASASMIWVIYGIAQKFLLHVLSSQQILMLIYAGCALFLSPIVSPSELLALRGFPLVCLIYCCLNTLVGYGSYGEALNHWDASKVSVITTLIPIFTMLFSLLAHKLQPETFAPLNMNALSYAGAFVVVAGAILAAVGEKLFQKKSDKAA, encoded by the coding sequence ATCATGCAACAAAAACCTCTTCTTGGCGGTTCGCTTGCGCTGCTGGCAACGATGACGTGGGGCACGCTCCCTTTGGCGGCGCAACAAGTCTTAAAAGCGTTAGACGCGCAAACTTTGGTTTGGGCGCGGTTTGTGGTGGCAGGTGCGGTGTTGTTTGTGCTGCTGTGTGCGCGGCGGCGTTTGCCTGATTGGTCGCGAATGAATAAGCGCGATTGGGCGTGTGTGGTGATGGGGTTTGTAGGGCTGTCGTGCAATTTTGTGCTGTTCGCGCAGGCGTTAAATTATATTTCGCCCACCACCGACCAAGTGCTGTGGCAGCTTGCGCCGTTTACGATGATTGGGTGCAGCGTGTTGCTGTTTAAAGAACGCATTAATCGTTTTCAGATTATCGGATTTGTGCTGCTGATTGTGGGTTTGATTGGTTTTTTTAACGATCGTTTTGCGGAAATTTTGCAGTTTAATTCGTATTCGTTGGGCATTTTGATGGGGGCTTCGGCGAGTATGATTTGGGTGATTTATGGGATTGCACAGAAATTTTTGTTGCACGTTTTGTCTTCGCAACAAATTTTGATGTTGATTTATGCAGGGTGCGCGCTGTTTTTAAGCCCGATTGTTAGCCCAAGTGAATTGCTGGCGTTGCGTGGTTTTCCGTTGGTTTGCCTGATTTATTGTTGCTTGAATACGCTGGTGGGTTATGGTTCGTATGGCGAAGCGTTGAACCATTGGGACGCGTCTAAAGTGAGCGTGATTACGACGCTGATTCCGATTTTTACGATGTTGTTTTCCTTGTTGGCGCATAAATTGCAGCCTGAAACTTTTGCGCCGTTGAATATGAATGCGCTGAGTTACGCTGGGGCGTTTGTGGTGGTGGCTGGCGCGATTTTGGCGGCGGTGGGAGAGAAGTTGTTTCAGAAGAAATCAGATAAGGCAGCCTGA
- a CDS encoding PhoH family protein translates to MTHTVHLQFEDYNPIALQRLCGALDDNLHTLAHSLDVQISRRFDHFTFSGSLAHAARNALVALMDIAEQGELSDDDINLAAIEAKTSDAQHIQKSDENHAYYFHTKRGSIGGRTPRQNGYIRALLNHDIVFGLGPAGTGKTYLAVAAAVDAMDKHQIERIVLVRPAVEAGEKLGFLPGDLAQKVDPYLRPLYDALYDLMGFDRVTKLMEKGLIEIAPLAYMRGRTLNGAYVILDEAQNTTPEQMKMFLTRIGFGTKAVITGDLSQVDLPRHIKSGLRDAREKLDGVDGLYFHVFTSEDVVRHPLVQKIVEAYDTADENGTE, encoded by the coding sequence ATGACCCACACCGTACACCTACAATTTGAAGACTACAACCCAATCGCCCTACAAAGACTTTGCGGCGCATTAGACGACAATTTGCACACACTCGCGCACAGCCTAGACGTGCAAATCAGCCGCCGATTTGACCATTTCACGTTTTCAGGCAGCCTAGCCCACGCCGCACGAAACGCACTCGTTGCGCTCATGGACATCGCCGAACAGGGCGAATTATCCGATGACGACATCAACCTAGCCGCCATTGAAGCCAAAACATCAGACGCGCAACACATTCAAAAATCAGACGAAAATCACGCCTATTATTTCCACACCAAACGTGGCAGTATTGGCGGACGCACGCCGCGCCAAAACGGTTACATTCGCGCCTTGCTCAATCACGATATTGTGTTCGGGCTGGGGCCTGCTGGTACGGGCAAAACGTATTTGGCGGTTGCGGCGGCTGTGGACGCTATGGACAAACATCAAATTGAACGCATTGTTTTGGTGCGCCCTGCGGTAGAAGCAGGCGAAAAATTGGGTTTCCTACCAGGCGATTTGGCGCAAAAAGTGGACCCTTATTTGCGCCCATTGTATGACGCGCTTTACGATTTAATGGGTTTTGACCGCGTAACCAAATTGATGGAAAAAGGCTTGATTGAGATTGCGCCGCTTGCTTATATGCGTGGGCGCACGTTGAATGGCGCGTATGTGATTTTGGACGAAGCGCAAAACACCACGCCCGAACAGATGAAAATGTTTTTAACGCGCATTGGTTTTGGCACAAAAGCTGTGATTACGGGCGATTTGAGCCAAGTGGATTTGCCGCGCCACATCAAATCGGGTTTGCGTGATGCGCGTGAGAAATTGGACGGCGTGGACGGGCTGTATTTTCATGTGTTTACCAGTGAAGATGTGGTTCGCCACCCATTAGTTCAAAAAATTGTGGAAGCGTATGACACGGCTGATGAAAATGGCACGGAATAG
- a CDS encoding YbaK/EbsC family protein yields MHEQYNVPLEMELNCIVVAGTRGETTKFAAIVLPYGKRANTGSPAKQALDAKKVSFAPLPEVIAATGMEFGSITPVGLPENWAVLIDSSVLQLENVMIGGGLAKD; encoded by the coding sequence TTGCATGAGCAATACAATGTACCGCTAGAAATGGAACTGAACTGCATCGTGGTGGCAGGCACACGCGGCGAAACAACCAAATTTGCCGCGATTGTGTTGCCCTACGGCAAACGCGCCAACACAGGCAGCCCAGCCAAACAAGCGTTGGACGCGAAGAAAGTTTCCTTTGCACCGTTGCCCGAAGTGATTGCCGCGACTGGTATGGAATTTGGCAGCATTACCCCAGTTGGGCTGCCTGAAAATTGGGCGGTGCTGATTGATAGCAGCGTGTTGCAACTGGAAAACGTGATGATTGGCGGCGGATTAGCGAAAGATTAA
- a CDS encoding patatin-like phospholipase family protein translates to MFNRRHFLLLTTALLLSACKTSTAPTQPTPKQKPRAVIAVALGGGASKGFAHIGVLKVLHENNIPVNIVTGTSAGSIVGSLYAAGMSPARLQQVAAQLNKADVVDLTLSTKGFIKGEKLQNWVNTQVSNRPIERLPIKFVAVATEFGTGKMTVFNRGNTGQAVRASASIPNVFQPVQIGGKQYVDGGLSAPVPVSAAKKMGANFVIAVDISARPAKLGESSGFFSYLDQSLNIMSTAALNNELAKANVVIKPQVQQLGAIGGFDQKEQAILLGEKAAQAALPQIKAALSQYQY, encoded by the coding sequence ATGTTCAACCGCAGACATTTCCTCTTGCTCACCACAGCGTTATTACTCAGCGCATGCAAAACTTCAACCGCGCCAACCCAACCTACTCCAAAACAAAAACCACGCGCTGTGATTGCCGTGGCATTGGGCGGTGGCGCAAGCAAAGGCTTCGCGCATATTGGCGTTTTGAAAGTGCTGCACGAAAACAATATCCCTGTGAATATCGTAACAGGCACAAGCGCAGGTTCAATCGTCGGTAGTTTATACGCCGCAGGTATGAGTCCAGCGCGTTTGCAGCAAGTCGCCGCGCAATTGAACAAAGCAGACGTGGTGGATTTAACCTTGTCCACAAAAGGCTTTATCAAGGGCGAGAAATTGCAAAACTGGGTGAACACGCAAGTGAGCAACCGCCCGATTGAACGCTTGCCGATTAAATTTGTGGCGGTAGCGACTGAGTTTGGCACAGGCAAAATGACCGTCTTCAATCGCGGCAACACAGGGCAAGCGGTTCGCGCCAGTGCCAGCATTCCCAACGTGTTTCAGCCCGTGCAAATTGGCGGCAAGCAATATGTGGACGGTGGTTTGTCCGCGCCTGTGCCTGTTTCTGCGGCGAAGAAAATGGGTGCGAACTTTGTGATTGCGGTGGACATTTCCGCGCGTCCTGCGAAGTTGGGTGAAAGCAGTGGCTTTTTTTCCTATCTTGACCAAAGTTTGAATATTATGAGTACGGCTGCGCTGAATAATGAGTTGGCAAAAGCGAATGTGGTGATTAAACCGCAAGTGCAGCAGCTTGGTGCGATTGGCGGTTTTGACCAAAAAGAACAGGCGATTTTGCTCGGCGAAAAAGCGGCGCAAGCGGCATTGCCACAGATTAAGGCGGCTTTGAGTCAGTATCAGTATTAA